Within Pelomicrobium methylotrophicum, the genomic segment ATCCATCCCCTCCGCAGAGTCATCCACGGCGCCGGGCGCCGCAGGCCCCTCTATACCGAAGGCAACCGGCGCGGTGAACGACTCGGGTTCAGACCTCACGGGGTGGGAGGCGTCCATTCAATTCTCCGGGACGGGTTGTCAACGCGCGTTAATGGTAGGTCGCCGGCCGGTCCAGGACAACCGCACGTCGTTCCGATAGAAAACCGGGCGCTTTGCCGCTAACATTTACCGTATGTCCGGCATCCCTGAAGCCCCAAGCCCGGCGATGGCGTCCGCGGCCCCGCCTGTCGACCGCCGCCGGCTCATGGCGCTGGCGGTCGCGGCGGTGGGCGTCGTCTACGGCGACATCGGCACCAGCCCCTTGTACACCATGCGGGAGGTCTTCAACGGCCTGCACCCGCTGCCCGTCAACCCTGCCAATGTGCTGGGCATCCTCTCGCTCATCTTCTGGTCGCTCATCATCGTCGTGACGCTCAAGTACGTGGTGCTCATGATGCGCATGGACAACCAGGGCGAGGGGGGCATCATGGCGCTGACCGCCCTCGTCGTGAAGGCGCTGGGGGACGAGCCTAGGCGCCGACGGATCTTGGTGGCCCTGGGTCTGTTCGGCGCAGCCCTGTTTTACGGCGACGCCATGATCACCCCTGCCATCTCGGTGCTCTCGGCAGTGGAAGGGCTGGCGGTGGCCACTCCCCATCTGGACCCCGTGGTGGAGCCCGTGGCCGTGGCGGTGCTGGTAGTGCTCTTCATGCTTCAGCGCCGCGGCACAGCCGGCGTCGGCGCTCTGTTCGGCCCGGTGATGATGCTGTGGTTTTCCGTGATCGCCCTCCTGGGCCTGGCGCAAATCGTTCGGGCGCCCCAGGTGCTGGACGCCCTCAACCCTTGGTACGCGGTGGCGTTCTTCGCCGAGAACCGCTGGCAGGCCTACCTCGCGCTCGGCGCCGTGGTGTTGGCGATCACTGGGGCCGAAGCCCTCTACGCCGATATGGGCCATTTCGGCAAGCGCCCGATCCGCCTGGCGTGGGTCGGTTTCGTGCTCCCCGCGCTGCTACTCAACTACTACGGCCAGGGTGCGCTGCTGCTCACCCAGGCCGAAGCGGCGCGCAATCCCTTTTACCTCCTCGCGCCCGGATGGGCGCTCTATCCCCTCGTGGCCCTCGCCACCGCCGCCACCGTCATCGCGTCCCAAGCCGTGATCTCCGGTGCCTTTTCCCTCACCCACCAGGCCATCCAGCTGGGGTATTGCCCCCGCCTGGAGGTGACCCATACTTCCGAGCGCGAGATGGGACAGATCTACATGCCCTGGGTGAACTGGGCGCTGCTCGCCGCCGTGGTGGCGCTGGTGCTCGGGTTCCATTCCTCCAGCCACCTGGCGGCGGCCTACGGCATCGCGGTTACCGCCACCATGGCCACCAACTCTATCCTCCTCTACGTGGTGCTGCGCCACCTCTGGCGTTGGAACCGCTGGGTCGCCGGTGTCCTGGCAGGGCTGCTCCTGGCTGTGGACCTGGGTTTCTTCAGCGCCAATGCCCTGAAGCTGTTCCAGGGCGGCTGGTTTCCGGTGGTCGTCGGCGTCGTGCTGTTCACCTTGTTCTCCACGTGGCACCGGGGCCGGCAACTGGTGTTCGAGCGACTGCGAGCCCACGAGCTCCAGCTGGAGCCCATGCTGCAGAGCCTGAAGTCGAACCCGCCGCAGCGGGTACCGGGAACGGCGGTGTTCCTCACCAGCAAACCAGACACCGTCCCCCATGCCCTGCTGCACAACCTGGCCCACAACAAGGTGTTGCACGAGCGCGTGGTGTTCCTCACCGTGGTGACCGAGTCCGTGCCGCGGGTTTCCGAGGAGCGACGCGTGGCGCTGGAAGCGCTGGCCGACGAGTTCTACCGCATCACCGTCCGTTATGGTTTCATGGACCAGCCCGACATCCCGGCGGCGCTCGCTCGGCTGCGATCCCACGGCCTGGAGTTTCCGCCGCTGGAGACGTCCTACTTCCTGAGCCGCGAGACGCTGATCCCCTCCCTGGC encodes:
- a CDS encoding potassium transporter Kup yields the protein MASAAPPVDRRRLMALAVAAVGVVYGDIGTSPLYTMREVFNGLHPLPVNPANVLGILSLIFWSLIIVVTLKYVVLMMRMDNQGEGGIMALTALVVKALGDEPRRRRILVALGLFGAALFYGDAMITPAISVLSAVEGLAVATPHLDPVVEPVAVAVLVVLFMLQRRGTAGVGALFGPVMMLWFSVIALLGLAQIVRAPQVLDALNPWYAVAFFAENRWQAYLALGAVVLAITGAEALYADMGHFGKRPIRLAWVGFVLPALLLNYYGQGALLLTQAEAARNPFYLLAPGWALYPLVALATAATVIASQAVISGAFSLTHQAIQLGYCPRLEVTHTSEREMGQIYMPWVNWALLAAVVALVLGFHSSSHLAAAYGIAVTATMATNSILLYVVLRHLWRWNRWVAGVLAGLLLAVDLGFFSANALKLFQGGWFPVVVGVVLFTLFSTWHRGRQLVFERLRAHELQLEPMLQSLKSNPPQRVPGTAVFLTSKPDTVPHALLHNLAHNKVLHERVVFLTVVTESVPRVSEERRVALEALADEFYRITVRYGFMDQPDIPAALARLRSHGLEFPPLETSYFLSRETLIPSLAKEGMALWRERLFATMARNAGSVTAYFRLPTHRVVELGTQIEL